A genomic region of Tissierella sp. contains the following coding sequences:
- a CDS encoding stalk domain-containing protein, which yields MKRTYKTIIYALLVIVLVSSTAVGTVSPGQGLTGSQKEVLSRVDTFAGNGRFTLEDGSPFSASFSSPYSVATLPDGSLVVSDSMNQRIRQIKDGQVKTYAGITFEDDIYGNPLGGWSDGSSNLAVFSNPSGLIADRRGNVYVADAGNNSIRVISSNGQVTTVAGDGLIGHQDGAGKNSRFYNPLDVAVAKDGTLYVADTLNHLIRKITTEGEVSTLNAVSQRAVEVMDGLVELAGDYLDGNLQEAKFNEPSGLALDSKGNLYVSDSGNQLLRYIDFEANTVTTVAGNIQKSVSSSQTNVMYAEGGFSDGAALESSFNFPKGLAVTEEGGLLIADSLNHRIRYLLNGCVTTLIGDSRGRYGNADGINGYNQIHNPTDVLVLEDGSIIVADSYNNLIRKFTLYQLPKDLPQDKQNKIVKDSNVVVLDTLTKIVDGRMMVPILTYGKEMGYSVEIPDGEKIINVINGDVTIEFTIDDTKIIIQKGTSKTEKTIEIAPFIDESVIYLPLRALSEEMNLDVQWDHENQTVILREIGSEIEFKGKMEHPVESLREARVEDVVGIVELSRAGGVKKIRVFKGMALYHGDHITTEANSSLVFKVLDSEDEVTIGEKAQLYISDLRNISGIKKTRVFIWSGSVWIQASSLASSEDEFKIETPEGFMDIQGTTLLVGVDPETGESKFFIASGVGYVSKKDTDDSSGTTLFPSQQISIEGDMDEDFEDYRNIADLDSLIGNTSNAIIEAILKSKQAMDKENEEYLQNLMSQQQQDQNLNQAEIERINNNLENLIGNIVKSAIGQNKVSQDIIKKIIDEVNEQLIKKIDLNQVKPLQLSEQEKQKQAQIKLLEERRKQMMEQEKLKQEELKKQNEQLSNKLKEQLEKQKAAKQLAEEAAKKKAAEEYAKKLADNAARAAFEAKRKALEEERMRQNTVVAQPPISVPAPEPELPEVPEVPEVLEDQEEPEDQEDQEEPEGQEEPGDQEELGDQEEPGESDYPEWIKEPLERAINEANMNLGSVSISVDGSDIETSNKWVTEADRLDYEAVVSLALEEMQNGEATQTEINSAIEALEAAKTIFDTAKKSGTMESDISI from the coding sequence ATGAAAAGAACATACAAAACAATCATTTATGCATTGCTTGTAATCGTCTTAGTCAGCAGTACAGCAGTAGGTACTGTATCTCCTGGGCAAGGTTTGACAGGAAGTCAAAAGGAAGTTTTATCTAGAGTAGATACTTTTGCAGGGAATGGAAGATTCACCCTAGAGGATGGAAGTCCATTTTCTGCCTCATTTAGCTCCCCTTATAGTGTGGCTACATTGCCTGACGGATCCCTAGTGGTTTCTGATAGTATGAACCAGCGGATACGCCAAATAAAAGATGGACAAGTTAAAACATATGCAGGGATTACTTTTGAAGATGACATATATGGCAATCCCTTAGGAGGTTGGTCTGATGGAAGTAGCAACCTTGCAGTATTTTCCAATCCCTCAGGACTTATAGCAGATAGGCGAGGTAATGTATATGTTGCTGATGCAGGGAATAATAGTATTCGTGTAATCTCATCTAATGGGCAGGTAACTACAGTAGCTGGAGATGGATTAATTGGTCATCAAGACGGAGCAGGGAAGAATTCTAGGTTTTATAATCCACTAGATGTGGCTGTTGCTAAAGATGGGACCTTATATGTAGCTGATACATTAAATCATCTTATCCGTAAAATCACAACTGAAGGAGAAGTGTCAACTCTTAATGCGGTTTCCCAAAGAGCTGTAGAAGTCATGGATGGTTTGGTTGAATTAGCAGGTGATTACTTAGACGGTAATCTTCAAGAAGCTAAATTCAATGAGCCTTCAGGTCTTGCCCTTGACAGTAAAGGAAATCTATATGTTAGTGATTCGGGGAATCAATTACTACGCTATATTGATTTTGAGGCTAATACCGTTACAACCGTAGCGGGAAATATACAAAAGAGTGTTTCTAGTTCACAGACTAATGTAATGTATGCAGAGGGAGGATTTTCAGATGGTGCTGCTTTGGAATCATCATTTAACTTTCCAAAAGGCTTAGCTGTAACAGAAGAGGGAGGGCTTTTAATAGCTGATAGTTTAAACCATAGAATTCGTTACCTGCTTAATGGATGTGTCACAACATTAATAGGAGATTCCAGGGGTAGATATGGGAATGCAGATGGGATTAATGGATATAACCAAATTCATAACCCAACGGATGTCCTTGTCTTGGAAGATGGAAGTATAATAGTTGCTGACAGCTATAATAATCTGATTCGTAAATTCACCTTGTATCAACTGCCGAAGGATTTACCACAGGATAAACAGAATAAGATTGTTAAGGATTCCAATGTGGTTGTATTAGATACACTTACAAAAATTGTTGATGGACGTATGATGGTTCCGATTTTGACCTATGGGAAAGAAATGGGATACTCAGTGGAAATCCCTGATGGTGAAAAGATCATTAATGTAATAAATGGTGATGTAACAATAGAGTTTACAATAGACGATACTAAGATTATCATACAAAAAGGCACTAGCAAAACTGAAAAAACTATAGAAATAGCACCCTTTATTGATGAATCTGTAATTTACTTGCCTTTAAGAGCTCTTAGTGAAGAGATGAATCTGGATGTGCAGTGGGATCATGAGAATCAGACAGTTATTCTGAGGGAAATTGGCTCTGAAATAGAATTTAAGGGAAAAATGGAACATCCTGTAGAGTCTTTGAGAGAGGCTCGGGTGGAAGATGTGGTTGGGATCGTAGAGCTTAGTCGAGCTGGTGGTGTCAAAAAAATTAGAGTATTTAAAGGGATGGCCCTATACCACGGAGACCATATCACGACAGAAGCAAATTCTAGTTTAGTATTTAAAGTATTGGATAGCGAAGATGAAGTAACAATTGGAGAAAAGGCACAGTTATATATTTCAGACTTGCGTAATATCTCAGGAATTAAGAAAACTAGAGTGTTCATTTGGAGTGGCTCGGTGTGGATACAAGCTTCTTCACTAGCCAGTTCTGAAGATGAGTTTAAAATTGAGACACCTGAAGGATTTATGGATATTCAAGGCACAACTCTACTCGTAGGTGTAGATCCAGAAACTGGGGAGTCAAAGTTCTTTATAGCTTCAGGAGTTGGTTATGTATCAAAAAAAGATACAGATGATTCAAGTGGTACAACTTTATTTCCATCTCAGCAGATAAGCATAGAAGGAGATATGGATGAGGATTTTGAGGACTATAGGAACATTGCAGATCTTGATAGTTTAATTGGTAATACAAGTAATGCGATTATCGAAGCAATTTTAAAGAGTAAGCAAGCTATGGATAAGGAAAATGAAGAGTATTTGCAAAATTTAATGTCACAACAGCAGCAAGATCAAAACCTAAACCAAGCTGAAATTGAAAGGATTAATAATAATTTAGAAAATTTAATAGGTAACATTGTTAAAAGTGCCATAGGACAAAATAAAGTGAGTCAGGATATAATCAAAAAAATAATTGATGAAGTTAATGAACAATTAATTAAAAAGATTGACTTGAACCAAGTAAAACCGTTGCAATTATCAGAACAAGAAAAGCAAAAACAGGCACAAATTAAATTACTAGAAGAACGAAGAAAACAAATGATGGAACAAGAAAAATTAAAACAAGAAGAATTGAAAAAACAAAATGAACAATTAAGTAATAAATTGAAGGAACAACTGGAGAAACAAAAAGCTGCAAAGCAATTAGCGGAGGAAGCGGCGAAGAAGAAAGCAGCGGAAGAATATGCAAAGAAGCTTGCAGATAATGCAGCAAGAGCAGCTTTTGAAGCAAAGAGAAAAGCCTTAGAAGAAGAGAGAATGCGACAAAACACTGTTGTAGCGCAACCACCTATTTCTGTACCAGCACCAGAGCCAGAATTACCAGAAGTTCCAGAAGTACCAGAAGTACTAGAAGACCAAGAAGAACCAGAAGACCAAGAAGACCAAGAAGAACCAGAAGGCCAAGAAGAACCAGGAGATCAAGAAGAACTAGGAGATCAAGAAGAACCAGGAGAATCAGATTACCCAGAATGGATTAAAGAGCCATTAGAACGAGCAATCAATGAAGCAAACATGAACTTAGGATCAGTTAGTATTAGTGTAGATGGATCAGATATAGAAACAAGTAATAAATGGGTAACGGAAGCAGATAGGCTTGATTACGAAGCTGTAGTGTCCTTGGCTTTAGAAGAGATGCAAAATGGCGAAGCTACGCAAACGGAAATAAATAGTGCTATAGAAGCATTAGAAGCAGCTAAAACTATCTTTGATACAGCCAAGAAGTCAGGCACTATGGAATCAGATATAAGTATCTAA
- a CDS encoding metallophosphoesterase, which yields MKILVISDTHGYIDNVVQGIKTIGLPDMIFHLGDNVEDGIRLRDELNIPTTIVRGNGDYNSLDFNDDEIVELNGKKIFLSHGHNYNVNFGLSNLYYKAQEVGADYVLFGHTHIPIIERTEKIVLMNPGSPVLPRGYKKKNTVGILLLGDLAEEKIIEIK from the coding sequence ATGAAAATACTTGTAATATCTGACACTCATGGCTATATTGACAATGTTGTTCAGGGTATTAAAACTATTGGATTACCTGATATGATTTTTCACTTAGGGGATAATGTGGAGGATGGAATCAGATTAAGGGACGAGCTAAATATACCAACAACAATAGTAAGGGGAAATGGAGATTATAATAGCCTAGATTTTAATGATGATGAAATCGTCGAATTAAATGGGAAGAAGATATTTTTATCCCATGGTCATAACTATAATGTGAACTTTGGGCTCTCAAATTTGTATTACAAAGCACAAGAAGTAGGTGCTGATTATGTGCTATTTGGACATACTCATATCCCAATTATAGAAAGAACAGAAAAAATTGTCTTAATGAATCCAGGGAGTCCAGTTTTGCCAAGAGGATATAAAAAGAAAAACACTGTTGGAATTCTTCTATTGGGTGATTTAGCTGAAGAAAAAATAATTGAAATAAAATAG
- the rdgB gene encoding RdgB/HAM1 family non-canonical purine NTP pyrophosphatase: MKNRKLVISTGNLDKVKEIREILKDLPIEVVSKKDIGLGHIDVLEDGNTLEENSIKKAKALSEQTNYIVLADDSGLFVDVLNGQPGVYSSRYAGEEGNNEKNNIKLLEELKDFPLEQRNASFKTVIALITEEKDIMTVYGECKGTIGFELRGNKGFGYDPLFKPEGFHNTFGELGDNIKNKISHRAKALENLKIELIKLLEDK, from the coding sequence ATGAAGAACAGAAAACTTGTGATATCTACAGGTAATTTAGATAAAGTTAAAGAAATAAGAGAAATACTAAAAGACCTACCTATAGAAGTAGTATCAAAGAAGGATATTGGATTAGGGCATATAGATGTTTTAGAAGATGGAAATACATTGGAAGAAAATAGTATAAAGAAAGCCAAGGCATTATCGGAGCAGACGAATTATATTGTCTTGGCTGATGATTCAGGATTATTCGTAGATGTATTAAATGGGCAGCCAGGTGTTTATTCTTCAAGATATGCTGGAGAAGAGGGAAACAATGAAAAAAATAATATTAAACTTCTAGAAGAATTAAAAGATTTTCCTCTAGAACAAAGAAATGCTAGTTTTAAAACAGTTATAGCATTAATTACAGAAGAAAAGGATATTATGACGGTTTATGGTGAATGTAAGGGCACCATAGGCTTTGAGTTGAGAGGAAACAAGGGATTTGGATATGATCCTTTATTTAAGCCAGAAGGCTTTCACAACACCTTTGGAGAGCTAGGAGACAATATCAAGAATAAGATATCCCATAGGGCAAAAGCATTGGAAAATTTAAAAATAGAATTAATAAAATTACTTGAGGATAAGTAG
- the dapF gene encoding diaminopimelate epimerase — MKFDKLVAAGNDFIIFNAMEKTMEDYSELALKVCDRHFGIGADGIMVCENSLVADIKMIYYNSDGTQGEMCGNGIRCFSKYIYDYDIVDKDNISIETLAGIKYVDIETNENHKVQLIKVDMGYPIFEGKKIPVDLDKENIIGESIEIDNKTYEYSALLVGVPHVVIFLQDVSEIDINDLGKKIENHFLFPKKTNVNFIEVIDFNNINIYTWERGAGRTLGCGTGSCASVVIGNILNKLDKKVQVNTEGGSLTVELNEDYRIYMTGSATHIAGGELLI; from the coding sequence ATGAAATTCGATAAATTAGTTGCTGCAGGTAATGATTTTATTATTTTCAATGCTATGGAAAAAACCATGGAAGATTATAGCGAATTAGCATTAAAAGTCTGTGATAGACATTTTGGCATTGGTGCAGATGGAATCATGGTATGTGAAAATAGTTTAGTAGCAGACATAAAGATGATTTATTATAATTCAGATGGAACTCAGGGAGAAATGTGTGGCAACGGTATTCGGTGCTTTTCAAAATATATTTATGATTATGACATTGTAGATAAGGATAATATTTCCATTGAAACTTTGGCTGGAATAAAATATGTAGATATAGAGACTAACGAAAATCATAAGGTTCAGTTGATTAAGGTAGATATGGGATATCCAATATTTGAAGGAAAGAAAATTCCTGTTGACTTGGATAAGGAAAATATAATAGGAGAAAGCATTGAAATAGATAATAAAACCTATGAATACTCAGCATTATTAGTAGGAGTTCCTCATGTAGTCATATTTTTGCAGGATGTCAGTGAAATTGACATAAATGACTTAGGAAAAAAGATTGAAAATCACTTTCTTTTCCCTAAAAAGACAAATGTGAACTTCATTGAAGTCATAGATTTTAATAATATTAATATCTATACCTGGGAAAGAGGCGCTGGTAGAACCCTTGGATGTGGTACAGGTTCCTGTGCATCTGTAGTCATAGGAAATATTTTAAACAAATTGGACAAGAAAGTTCAAGTGAATACTGAAGGTGGGAGCTTGACTGTAGAACTTAATGAAGATTATAGAATCTATATGACTGGATCTGCAACTCATATAGCTGGTGGAGAACTATTAATATAA
- a CDS encoding cation:proton antiporter — MFRLDLLFKLGIIIVVGIIGGRLANYFKLPNVSGYIVAGLFIGPSFINLVTSQDIESFNIINEMALAAIAFAIGNEFLLKDMKKVGKSVFIITVAEVIGAFVIVFLAMYFPLKQSMAFSLVIASMSAATAPAGIVMVIRELNANGPLVKTILPIVAIDDALGIMVFGVCLSLAKMVSGVASYTAIQIIMNPLAEIFGSIALGFVIGIIMTYVVKKAKNKDELLTMIIGFILLGNGAANFFNVSPLLTCMMIGATLVNMKQNSSRIFNTINEFTPPINLLFFTIAGASLNIKVLSTVGILGIGYIIARASGKYIGATIGAKAVNSEEKVVKYLGMSLLTQGGISIGLSMIVRKELPQLSDSIITVILFSVLIYEIVGPILAKIAITKAGEVDGMNIKKAKKEKTA, encoded by the coding sequence ATGTTTAGATTGGATTTGCTTTTCAAACTTGGCATAATAATTGTAGTAGGCATAATAGGGGGAAGGTTGGCTAACTATTTCAAGCTTCCTAATGTATCTGGTTACATAGTGGCAGGGCTATTTATAGGGCCTTCATTTATAAACTTAGTAACTTCACAGGATATAGAATCATTTAATATAATAAATGAAATGGCATTGGCAGCTATTGCATTTGCCATCGGAAATGAGTTTTTGCTGAAGGACATGAAAAAAGTGGGGAAAAGTGTATTTATTATTACTGTCGCTGAAGTAATAGGAGCATTTGTAATAGTTTTTTTAGCAATGTATTTTCCTCTGAAGCAATCGATGGCATTTAGTCTTGTAATAGCAAGCATGTCTGCAGCAACTGCACCAGCAGGTATAGTAATGGTTATAAGAGAATTAAATGCAAATGGACCTCTTGTAAAGACTATTTTACCAATAGTAGCTATTGATGATGCACTAGGGATTATGGTATTCGGAGTATGTTTATCTCTAGCTAAGATGGTTTCAGGTGTGGCAAGCTATACTGCAATTCAAATAATTATGAATCCATTAGCTGAAATATTTGGTTCTATAGCACTTGGATTTGTTATAGGTATAATAATGACTTATGTGGTTAAAAAGGCAAAAAACAAGGATGAATTACTTACAATGATTATTGGATTTATTTTGCTAGGAAATGGTGCTGCTAACTTTTTCAATGTTTCTCCTCTTTTAACCTGTATGATGATAGGAGCAACTTTAGTTAATATGAAACAGAATTCTAGTAGAATATTTAATACAATCAATGAATTTACACCACCTATTAATCTTCTGTTTTTTACAATTGCAGGTGCAAGCTTAAATATTAAAGTTTTATCAACTGTAGGAATACTAGGTATTGGGTATATTATAGCAAGGGCATCTGGTAAATATATAGGGGCAACCATAGGTGCAAAGGCTGTGAATTCAGAGGAAAAGGTAGTTAAATACTTAGGTATGAGTTTACTTACCCAGGGTGGGATTTCAATCGGTCTATCAATGATAGTTAGAAAAGAATTGCCTCAGCTAAGTGATTCTATTATTACAGTAATACTATTTTCTGTTCTAATATACGAAATAGTTGGACCAATACTAGCTAAAATTGCTATCACAAAGGCTGGAGAAGTAGATGGTATGAACATAAAAAAAGCAAAAAAGGAAAAAACAGCTTAA
- the rph gene encoding ribonuclease PH: MRVDTREFNELRDVKITRNYLMHPFGSVLIEMGNTKVICTAMIDEKVPPFLKGTNKGWITSEYSMLPASTITRKVRDSTRGRIDGRTQEIQRLIGRALRSVVDLSKVGERTIWIDCDVIQADGGTRTAAITGSFVALVDALYKLYENKQLSEIPISSYLAAISVGIGENGPILDLCYEEDHKALVDMNVIMTDKGEFVEIQGTGEEATFTRKELNELLDLAEIGIKKLVDIQKDVLGHIGKLIG; this comes from the coding sequence ATGAGAGTAGATACTAGAGAATTTAACGAATTAAGAGATGTAAAAATTACTAGAAATTATTTAATGCACCCATTTGGGTCAGTACTTATAGAGATGGGAAATACAAAAGTCATATGTACCGCAATGATAGATGAAAAAGTACCACCATTTTTAAAAGGAACTAATAAAGGGTGGATAACTTCTGAATATTCAATGCTTCCAGCCTCAACAATTACAAGAAAAGTTAGAGACTCAACTAGAGGAAGAATAGATGGAAGAACTCAAGAGATACAAAGGCTAATTGGTAGAGCTTTAAGGTCTGTTGTGGATTTATCAAAGGTAGGAGAGAGAACTATTTGGATAGATTGTGATGTAATACAAGCAGATGGTGGTACAAGAACTGCAGCTATTACAGGCAGTTTTGTAGCTTTGGTAGATGCATTATATAAGTTATATGAAAACAAACAATTATCAGAGATACCAATATCAAGTTATTTAGCAGCAATTAGTGTTGGCATAGGTGAAAATGGACCTATATTAGATTTATGTTATGAAGAAGATCACAAAGCCCTAGTAGATATGAATGTCATAATGACAGATAAAGGTGAATTCGTAGAAATCCAAGGTACTGGTGAAGAAGCTACATTCACTAGAAAAGAATTAAATGAACTTCTAGATTTAGCTGAAATCGGCATAAAGAAGTTAGTAGATATTCAAAAAGATGTACTTGGTCATATTGGAAAATTAATAGGATAA
- a CDS encoding Na/Pi cotransporter family protein — MQELIFGLIGGTALLMYGVDMMGEGLEKASGETMKKVLTVLTGRVWSAFLVGIFVTAIVQSSTAVTVLTVGFVSSGLMNLSQAVGIIYGANIGTTITAQLMAFSFKFKLTDIALPVLGIGFAIFAISKNKKLKNIGQALMGFGFMFLGLKILNSGIPYMQESEALRHFFAKYASIPVVGVILGIVVTAMVHSSAATVGLVMILSQAGLLDLQSAICIMLGDNIGTCFTAQLASMTGNINARRTAWAHTLYNIFGVAITWLALPVFMDIVIWISDKMVPNAGISVYIANSHTLFNLLSALLFLPLTKYYVGFLYKLIKPKHDGNGEKVVLDKLLLDTPIAALEVSRAELIRGIGILEKMIRDVMELVYTGDTKKLSAIEDNEDIINRMQKDLTTYVVEISRRELTESQSLMVPAIISSMNNIERSGDRVIEIASLYNKKIDANLLFTDNAINELKELEGIVIEIFNNTSITLKKSENKYIEKIVELEDKIDDLSEVFQENHIRRLNEGTCSVDSGVLFIDMIGNLERIADHVYKIAMYTKDELFGIKRKYH, encoded by the coding sequence ATGCAGGAATTAATATTTGGACTTATTGGCGGAACGGCTCTATTAATGTATGGCGTGGACATGATGGGAGAGGGTCTTGAAAAGGCCTCTGGAGAGACGATGAAAAAAGTTCTTACTGTTTTAACAGGTAGGGTCTGGAGCGCATTTTTAGTAGGTATTTTTGTTACTGCAATTGTTCAAAGTAGTACTGCTGTAACAGTATTAACTGTTGGATTTGTAAGCTCAGGGCTTATGAACTTATCTCAAGCTGTAGGGATTATATATGGTGCCAACATTGGAACCACAATAACAGCTCAGCTTATGGCATTTAGCTTTAAATTCAAGCTTACAGACATAGCACTTCCCGTCTTGGGAATAGGTTTTGCAATATTTGCAATTTCAAAAAATAAAAAGTTGAAAAATATTGGTCAAGCCTTGATGGGTTTTGGATTTATGTTTTTAGGACTTAAAATATTAAATAGTGGTATTCCCTATATGCAGGAAAGTGAAGCTTTAAGACATTTCTTTGCTAAATATGCATCCATTCCAGTGGTAGGAGTAATATTAGGTATAGTCGTAACTGCCATGGTACATAGTAGTGCTGCCACAGTAGGACTGGTAATGATTCTTAGCCAAGCTGGATTATTAGATTTACAGTCAGCAATTTGCATAATGCTAGGAGATAATATAGGAACTTGCTTTACAGCACAACTAGCCAGTATGACAGGAAATATAAATGCAAGGCGTACTGCATGGGCTCATACCCTTTATAATATATTTGGAGTTGCAATTACCTGGTTAGCATTGCCAGTTTTTATGGATATAGTAATATGGATATCGGATAAAATGGTTCCAAATGCAGGAATATCAGTTTATATTGCAAACTCTCATACTTTGTTTAATTTATTGAGTGCATTACTATTTTTACCACTAACTAAATATTATGTAGGATTCCTTTACAAATTAATAAAACCAAAGCATGATGGAAATGGAGAAAAAGTAGTATTAGATAAACTGCTTTTGGATACGCCTATTGCAGCACTAGAAGTTTCAAGAGCTGAACTTATTAGAGGTATTGGAATATTAGAGAAGATGATTAGAGATGTAATGGAATTAGTATATACAGGTGATACAAAAAAACTAAGTGCTATTGAAGATAATGAGGATATTATAAATCGTATGCAGAAGGATTTGACCACTTATGTTGTAGAGATATCGAGAAGGGAATTAACTGAAAGTCAATCCCTAATGGTTCCAGCTATAATAAGTAGCATGAACAATATCGAGAGGTCTGGAGATAGAGTAATTGAAATAGCTTCACTATATAATAAAAAGATTGATGCAAACCTTTTATTTACTGATAATGCTATTAATGAATTAAAGGAACTAGAGGGCATTGTAATTGAAATTTTTAATAACACATCTATTACTTTAAAGAAAAGTGAAAATAAATACATAGAAAAGATCGTTGAGCTTGAAGATAAGATTGACGATTTGAGCGAAGTATTCCAAGAAAATCACATAAGAAGATTAAACGAAGGAACTTGTAGTGTGGACTCAGGAGTTCTATTTATAGATATGATAGGTAATCTTGAAAGAATTGCAGACCATGTTTATAAAATAGCAATGTATACAAAGGATGAACTTTTTGGAATAAAACGAAAATATCACTAA
- a CDS encoding P-II family nitrogen regulator, with product MDALFLVLNETEYLDDILDAFVEVGVKGATILDSQGMGSALTNGGKDQPFFGALRSLLDNARPYNKTIFTVIEDEEVLENAVKAVQEILGDMEKPGVGLMFTLPIGKIYGMRG from the coding sequence ATGGATGCTTTATTTTTAGTCCTCAATGAAACGGAATACCTAGACGATATATTAGATGCATTTGTTGAAGTAGGCGTAAAAGGTGCGACAATATTGGATAGTCAAGGAATGGGTAGTGCTTTAACTAATGGTGGTAAGGATCAACCATTTTTCGGTGCATTAAGATCCTTATTAGATAATGCTAGACCGTATAATAAAACTATATTTACTGTTATTGAAGATGAAGAAGTATTAGAAAATGCGGTTAAGGCTGTTCAAGAAATATTAGGAGATATGGAGAAGCCTGGGGTAGGTTTAATGTTTACTCTACCAATTGGAAAAATCTATGGAATGAGAGGTTAA
- a CDS encoding S41 family peptidase produces the protein MNKTKLFNIISIIILILILFVGFSYQFAFSKNEFPNEIISKFQSFLYEYTSFDDELPVLFADDNNKSQSKPSYITKNDALEDIDYLFSLLKYGYSGYEYFGGDEKFNSAKDNMIWSITEFNGKTICPNKLLDIIYSELKFIQDSHFTIGSYRMCQFTKYFSSRKYTFNRNADGFYTSIDNEVFYLNTVNNGDPVDYLKLSLDDDGNIIYNLGILHDAEDISISVDISLVSKDNAKNEKVSLFEYIPIYREKYNSYNYYEIDDIPILEVNCLCRVTPEDNTMEEFISHSNKLRDKEAIIIDLRNNDGGNLINVEEWYKGFTGEKLRKDIVKTGLYTNTSLTLAKHKFEIKKNETERVRNECIETILDYEKEDYFPGWSSIEYEDFEPVENNVKIYILVDKNTSSASEFLTYYLKKLDNVVVVGTNTNGCVLTGNSNSAYLPHSNIPLNISHIIYMTKDFDDIEGIGILPDLWIKPDQALDRLVKYINNNKQK, from the coding sequence ATGAATAAGACCAAGCTTTTTAATATAATTTCTATTATAATCCTAATCCTAATTCTTTTCGTAGGATTTTCTTATCAATTTGCTTTTTCTAAAAATGAATTTCCTAATGAAATAATATCTAAATTTCAAAGTTTTCTCTATGAATACACTAGTTTTGATGATGAATTACCTGTGCTTTTTGCTGATGATAACAATAAGTCTCAAAGCAAACCATCTTATATTACAAAAAATGATGCCCTGGAAGATATAGATTATCTATTTAGCTTGTTAAAATATGGTTACTCTGGTTATGAGTATTTTGGAGGGGATGAGAAATTTAATTCCGCTAAAGATAATATGATATGGTCAATAACTGAATTCAATGGAAAAACTATTTGTCCTAACAAACTCCTAGATATTATATATTCTGAACTAAAATTTATCCAAGATTCCCATTTCACTATAGGCAGTTATAGAATGTGTCAATTTACCAAGTATTTTTCTAGTAGAAAATATACATTTAACAGAAATGCAGATGGATTTTATACTTCTATTGATAATGAAGTTTTTTATCTAAATACAGTTAACAATGGTGATCCAGTTGATTATTTGAAATTGTCTCTAGATGACGATGGGAATATTATCTACAATCTTGGAATTTTACATGATGCTGAGGATATTTCTATATCTGTTGATATTTCATTAGTATCCAAAGATAATGCCAAAAATGAAAAGGTAAGTTTGTTTGAATACATACCAATATATAGAGAAAAGTATAATAGCTATAATTATTATGAAATAGATGATATTCCTATCTTGGAAGTAAATTGTTTGTGTAGAGTTACCCCTGAGGATAATACTATGGAAGAATTTATTAGTCATAGCAACAAATTAAGAGATAAAGAAGCAATCATCATAGACTTAAGAAACAATGATGGTGGAAACCTAATTAATGTTGAGGAATGGTACAAGGGTTTTACTGGGGAAAAACTTAGGAAAGATATTGTCAAAACAGGTCTATATACAAATACTAGTCTTACTCTAGCTAAACATAAGTTTGAAATTAAAAAAAACGAAACCGAACGAGTAAGGAATGAATGTATAGAAACTATACTTGATTATGAAAAGGAAGATTACTTTCCTGGATGGAGTAGTATAGAGTATGAAGACTTTGAACCTGTAGAAAATAATGTAAAAATATATATTTTAGTAGATAAAAATACTTCTTCTGCTTCAGAATTTCTCACATATTATCTTAAGAAATTAGATAATGTCGTTGTTGTAGGAACTAATACCAATGGATGTGTATTGACTGGTAATTCTAACTCAGCTTATTTACCACATTCAAATATACCCCTAAATATCTCCCATATAATTTATATGACAAAGGACTTTGATGATATTGAAGGTATAGGAATTCTTCCAGATTTATGGATAAAACCTGATCAAGCATTAGATAGATTAGTCAAATATATTAATAATAACAAGCAAAAATAA